One Photobacterium sp. TY1-4 genomic window carries:
- a CDS encoding HAD family hydrolase: MSQPLYVFDMDDTLFDADCAMLWNAFLVEEGIVTTPGFLEQDRQLMVRYANGEMKMEDYLAFAMAPLAGMPKAQLTVLVDRCVEKHILPKLFPQAEALIRQLKQNGMTMVIISASVAFLVEAIARRIGIEHAIGINLVETEDSYTAAIQGTPSYREGKVTCLEQWLLAQPKGYSEVHFYTDSINDLPLCLHADYAYLVNPCAQLVQHADRENWQVLNWG; encoded by the coding sequence ATGTCCCAACCGCTGTATGTTTTTGATATGGACGATACCCTGTTTGATGCAGACTGCGCCATGCTGTGGAATGCGTTTCTGGTCGAGGAGGGGATTGTCACGACTCCCGGTTTTCTTGAGCAGGACCGGCAGCTGATGGTGCGCTATGCCAATGGCGAGATGAAGATGGAAGACTATCTGGCGTTTGCCATGGCACCGCTGGCGGGGATGCCGAAAGCACAGCTGACCGTGCTGGTGGATCGCTGTGTTGAGAAACATATTCTGCCGAAACTGTTTCCCCAGGCGGAAGCGTTGATCCGCCAACTTAAGCAGAATGGGATGACGATGGTGATCATTTCCGCGTCGGTGGCATTTCTGGTTGAGGCGATCGCTCGCAGGATCGGCATTGAGCACGCCATCGGGATCAATCTGGTCGAGACAGAAGACAGCTATACCGCGGCAATTCAGGGCACACCGAGCTACCGCGAAGGCAAAGTGACGTGCCTGGAGCAGTGGTTACTGGCACAGCCTAAGGGGTATTCGGAAGTTCATTTCTACACCGACTCCATTAATGACTTGCCGTTGTGCCTTCATGCTGATTATGCCTATCTCGTGAATCCGTGTGCGCAGTTGGTGCAGCATGCCGACCGGGAAAACTGGCAGGTACTGAACTGGGGGTAA
- a CDS encoding ABC transporter permease has product MQNANVTFHKTVVYTIVGLMLIPLIATLVYSLSSSWGATILPDGFTLDWYGKLLTDERFLAAFGRSLFICIAALVLSVVLIIPAIFVVFYYFLKLDKLMNILILLPFAVPPVVSSVGLLQIYADSSVPLVGTPWILIGTYFTIALPFMYRAIANSFEAINLHDLMDAAHLLGASTAKAFLLIIVPNLKKGLMASLFLSFSFLLGEFVFANILVGTRFEILQIYLYNMRQTSGHFTSALVITYFLFIFFLTWLASRFSRGANS; this is encoded by the coding sequence ATGCAAAACGCTAATGTCACCTTTCACAAAACCGTGGTGTACACCATTGTCGGACTCATGCTGATCCCGTTGATTGCGACGCTGGTGTATTCCCTGTCCTCAAGCTGGGGTGCGACGATTCTGCCGGACGGCTTTACGTTGGACTGGTACGGCAAACTGCTGACCGATGAACGCTTTCTGGCTGCCTTCGGCCGTTCGTTGTTTATCTGTATTGCTGCGCTGGTGCTCAGTGTGGTGCTGATCATCCCGGCCATTTTCGTGGTGTTCTACTACTTTCTCAAGCTCGATAAGTTGATGAACATCCTGATCCTACTGCCGTTTGCAGTGCCGCCGGTGGTCTCGTCGGTCGGCTTGCTGCAAATCTATGCCGACAGCAGCGTCCCGCTGGTGGGCACACCGTGGATTTTGATTGGCACTTATTTCACCATCGCACTGCCGTTTATGTACCGGGCGATTGCCAACAGCTTCGAGGCGATCAACCTGCATGACTTAATGGATGCGGCGCATCTGCTCGGTGCCAGCACCGCGAAAGCGTTCCTGCTGATTATTGTGCCGAACCTGAAAAAAGGGCTGATGGCATCGCTGTTCCTGTCGTTTTCCTTCTTGCTGGGCGAGTTTGTGTTTGCCAATATTCTGGTCGGCACCCGGTTTGAGATATTGCAGATTTATCTCTACAACATGCGACAGACCAGCGGGCATTTTACGTCTGCGTTAGTCATCACTTACTTCCTGTTTATCTTTTTCCTGACCTGGCTGGCGAGCCGTTTTAGCCGAGGGGCAAATTCATGA
- a CDS encoding ABC transporter ATP-binding protein translates to MSYVTVNQLTKRFGDNTVFEDIGFQIEQGEFVTLLGPSGCGKSTLLRSLAGLNSVDGGEIWVDGVNITHQVPQHREIGMVFQSYALFPNMTVAENIAFGLKMKKLPAATIAKEVAKVIALVELQGKEKHYPHELSGGQRQRVALARALVVKPRILLLDEPLSALDAKIRKHLRQQIRDIQQELNLTTVFVTHDQEEAMIMSDRIFLMNQGEIVQQGSPEAIYTHPANEFVAGFMGHYNLVDADKARQLFAIETDWKVAIRPESIYVKEAGRQYGSHISAPQQGTIKHHQLLGNVIRYGVEVSGCELTVDLLNRSSERLMAPGSQLELLFNLNEIQPVRA, encoded by the coding sequence ATGAGTTACGTAACCGTCAATCAACTGACCAAGCGATTTGGTGACAACACCGTATTTGAAGACATTGGGTTTCAAATTGAGCAAGGGGAGTTTGTCACCTTGCTCGGTCCCAGCGGCTGCGGCAAATCGACGTTGCTGCGTAGTCTGGCTGGACTCAACTCGGTCGATGGCGGCGAAATTTGGGTCGACGGCGTCAATATTACCCATCAGGTGCCGCAACATCGGGAAATCGGCATGGTGTTTCAGTCCTATGCGCTGTTCCCCAATATGACAGTGGCAGAGAACATCGCGTTCGGCCTGAAGATGAAAAAGCTCCCGGCCGCGACGATTGCCAAGGAAGTGGCCAAGGTGATCGCGCTGGTCGAGCTGCAGGGCAAAGAGAAACACTATCCGCATGAGCTTTCCGGTGGCCAGCGCCAGCGCGTGGCACTGGCCCGGGCACTGGTGGTCAAGCCGCGAATTTTGCTGCTCGACGAGCCGCTGTCGGCGCTGGATGCCAAAATACGGAAACACCTGCGCCAGCAGATCCGGGATATTCAGCAAGAGCTCAACCTGACGACGGTGTTCGTGACCCATGATCAGGAAGAAGCGATGATCATGTCCGATCGCATTTTCTTGATGAATCAGGGCGAGATCGTCCAACAGGGCTCGCCGGAAGCGATTTATACCCATCCGGCCAATGAGTTTGTTGCCGGGTTTATGGGCCATTACAATCTGGTTGATGCCGACAAAGCCCGCCAGCTGTTTGCGATTGAAACCGACTGGAAAGTGGCGATCCGCCCGGAGTCGATTTATGTCAAAGAAGCCGGACGCCAGTACGGCTCACATATTTCTGCGCCGCAGCAAGGTACGATTAAGCACCATCAGCTGCTGGGCAATGTGATCCGATACGGGGTCGAAGTCAGTGGCTGCGAACTGACCGTCGATTTGCTCAATCGCTCTTCGGAGCGGCTGATGGCCCCCGGCAGCCAGCTGGAGCTGCTGTTTAACCTCAATGAAATTCAACCTGTGAGAGCCTGA
- a CDS encoding ABC transporter permease, whose product MRSSVMTPDKAGSPAQRGRLCGLKKLKPAVWLVPFALFFYLFQLAPMVWVLTNSFIYEGEFSFENYLEILDSSFMLQGFSNSLWLACWSSVFGLAIATLLVSSLRRVDSKLRDGVIAFTNMSSNFSGVPLAFAFIIILGVNGAITLLLKQYGLIEDFNLYGKLGLLAIYIYFQIPLAVLLLYPAFDALSDDWQAAAALLGASTRQYWQKIALPVLSPALLGTLIILIANAMGAYASVYALTSGNYNVITVRIASLVSGDLFLEPNLAAAISVLLITLLALITFINQWLISRSYAARGTHAKR is encoded by the coding sequence ATGAGAAGTTCAGTGATGACCCCGGACAAAGCGGGGTCTCCGGCGCAACGTGGCCGATTATGCGGCCTGAAAAAGCTCAAACCAGCTGTCTGGCTGGTGCCGTTTGCGCTGTTTTTCTATCTGTTCCAGCTGGCCCCGATGGTGTGGGTGCTGACCAACAGCTTTATATACGAGGGTGAGTTTTCCTTTGAGAACTACCTGGAAATTTTAGACTCCAGCTTCATGCTGCAAGGGTTCAGTAACAGCTTGTGGCTGGCCTGCTGGTCGAGTGTTTTCGGGCTGGCAATTGCCACCCTGCTGGTGTCCTCGTTGCGGCGGGTGGACTCGAAGCTGCGCGACGGGGTGATTGCGTTTACCAATATGAGCAGCAACTTCTCCGGTGTGCCGCTGGCTTTTGCCTTTATCATCATTCTGGGCGTCAACGGCGCCATCACCCTGCTGCTCAAACAGTATGGTCTGATTGAGGACTTCAACCTGTACGGCAAATTGGGGCTGCTGGCGATATATATCTATTTCCAGATCCCGCTGGCGGTGCTGTTGTTGTATCCGGCTTTTGATGCGCTCAGTGATGATTGGCAAGCCGCCGCGGCGCTGCTTGGCGCCAGCACCCGGCAATACTGGCAGAAAATCGCGCTGCCGGTGTTATCGCCGGCGCTGCTCGGAACCCTGATCATCCTGATTGCCAATGCCATGGGCGCTTATGCGAGCGTCTACGCCCTGACGTCTGGCAACTACAACGTGATCACCGTTCGCATCGCGAGCCTGGTCTCGGGGGACTTATTCCTGGAGCCGAATCTGGCCGCTGCGATCTCGGTGCTGCTGATCACTCTGCTGGCCCTGATCACCTTTATTAACCAGTGGCTGATTTCCCGCAGTTATGCGGCGAGAGGAACCCATGCAAAACGCTAA